The following are from one region of the Actinoplanes sp. L3-i22 genome:
- a CDS encoding SAM-dependent methyltransferase: MAESNDWVPAGIDVNVPSAARVYDYFLGGAHNFAVDRALAGQIASMTPNIGETMRSNRVFLRRAVRYLAAQGVRQFLDIGSGIPTAGNVHEIALEAAPGARVVYVDIDPVAVEHSRAILAGVDGTGVILADMRDVDRVLAESEKLGLDFGRPVAVLLAGVLHFVPDADGPAALVAALGAAVAPGSYLLISHATADGQPPEVIEAQRLSGRTGTEIALRSGAEITTYFAGFDLVDPGLVFIPRWRPDPQDPADEHPERVGAYAGVGRKR, from the coding sequence GTGGCGGAGTCGAACGACTGGGTGCCGGCGGGGATCGACGTCAACGTCCCCAGCGCCGCGCGGGTGTACGACTACTTTCTCGGCGGGGCGCACAACTTCGCGGTGGACCGGGCGCTCGCCGGGCAGATCGCGTCGATGACGCCGAACATCGGCGAGACGATGCGCTCCAACCGGGTCTTCCTGCGCCGGGCCGTGCGCTACCTGGCCGCGCAGGGCGTCCGGCAGTTCCTCGACATCGGCTCCGGCATCCCGACCGCCGGCAACGTGCACGAGATCGCGCTGGAGGCGGCGCCCGGCGCGCGCGTCGTCTACGTCGACATCGACCCGGTGGCGGTCGAGCACAGCCGGGCGATCCTGGCCGGGGTCGACGGCACCGGGGTGATCCTGGCCGACATGCGCGACGTGGACCGGGTGCTCGCCGAGTCGGAGAAGCTCGGCCTGGACTTCGGCCGGCCGGTCGCGGTGCTGCTCGCCGGGGTGCTGCACTTCGTGCCGGACGCCGACGGGCCGGCCGCGCTGGTGGCGGCGCTCGGCGCGGCCGTCGCGCCGGGCAGCTACCTGCTGATCTCGCACGCCACCGCGGACGGGCAGCCGCCCGAGGTGATCGAGGCGCAGCGGCTCTCCGGGCGCACCGGGACGGAGATCGCGTTGCGGTCGGGGGCGGAGATCACGACGTACTTCGCCGGCTTTGATCTTGTTGATCCTGGTCTGGTCTTCATCCCGCGGTGGCGGCCGGACCCGCAGGACCCAGCCGACGAGCACCCGGAGCGAGTGGGGGCCTACGCCGGCGTCGGCCGCAAACGGTGA
- a CDS encoding bifunctional diguanylate cyclase/phosphodiesterase, translating into MTEFARLWFQRIAAREGFVPLDGADLEALLERLADQLPQAAREVGAALVGAHLTDPAVLAETITLLAEHPHGSTEVQAALAAGYAQALREATMAEQEQLTRAVLDAHAAVERALRGSESRLRAIFDNAAVSIGVSTMDGRIVRVNQAFADLLGYRPDEMCTMAVPQLAHPSDPPGMWQLYAEMIRGERDHVRLEKAYYRKDGTAVWTDMTSSLIRDEHGAPELTMVMVQDITGRRRLEASLQHQATHDPLTGLPNRTMISAHLDMIFANAGRVGLCYLDLDGFKRVNDTLGHQVGDALLVAVAERLTGCADEPCRIAGRMSGDEFVLAVRDPSGPAEMRALAERVFTELSRPYEIERHRLRVSASIGVVDSDVADTTPAELMKAADLTLYTAKSAGRARYMMYDADRNARQAARYALAADMPDALDRDEFTVLYQPMVSLADERLRGVEALVRWRHPDLGLLSPDRFIPLAEETGVIVALGRHVLQQACAQAAEWARRFPDNPIFVSVNVTVAQAREPGFPAEVAKILADTGLDPRLLVLELTESAIMDTDGAPLAALDGLAASGIRIAIDDFGTGYSNLAYLRRLPIHILKLAGPFVDGLRDPDAAVDEQIVETIVRLAHALGVSVTAEAVETRPQADRLRHLGCDTGQGYLFARPLPPAALLPLLG; encoded by the coding sequence GTGACCGAATTCGCCCGGCTCTGGTTCCAGCGGATCGCGGCGCGCGAGGGTTTCGTCCCGCTGGACGGCGCCGACCTCGAGGCGCTGCTGGAACGGCTCGCCGACCAGCTGCCGCAGGCCGCCCGTGAGGTCGGCGCGGCGCTGGTCGGCGCGCACCTGACCGACCCGGCGGTGCTGGCCGAGACGATCACCCTGCTCGCCGAGCACCCGCACGGGTCGACCGAGGTGCAGGCGGCGCTGGCCGCCGGGTACGCCCAGGCCCTGCGCGAGGCGACGATGGCCGAGCAGGAGCAGCTCACCCGGGCCGTGCTGGACGCGCACGCGGCGGTCGAACGGGCGTTGCGCGGCAGCGAGTCCCGGCTGCGGGCGATCTTCGACAACGCCGCGGTCAGCATCGGGGTCAGCACCATGGACGGGCGCATCGTCCGGGTCAACCAGGCGTTCGCCGACCTGCTGGGCTACCGGCCCGACGAGATGTGCACGATGGCCGTGCCGCAGCTGGCCCACCCGAGCGACCCGCCCGGCATGTGGCAGCTCTACGCGGAGATGATCCGCGGGGAGCGCGACCACGTGCGGCTGGAGAAGGCGTACTACCGCAAGGACGGCACCGCGGTCTGGACCGACATGACCTCGTCGCTGATCCGCGACGAGCACGGCGCGCCCGAGCTGACCATGGTGATGGTGCAGGACATCACCGGCCGGCGCCGGCTCGAGGCCAGCCTGCAGCACCAGGCCACCCACGACCCGCTGACCGGCCTGCCGAACCGGACGATGATCTCCGCGCACCTGGACATGATCTTCGCGAACGCGGGCCGGGTCGGGCTGTGCTACCTGGACCTGGACGGCTTCAAACGGGTCAACGACACACTCGGGCACCAGGTCGGCGACGCGCTGCTGGTCGCGGTCGCCGAGCGGCTCACCGGGTGCGCGGACGAGCCGTGCCGGATCGCCGGGCGGATGAGCGGCGACGAGTTCGTGCTCGCGGTCCGCGACCCGTCCGGGCCGGCCGAGATGCGCGCGCTGGCCGAGCGGGTGTTCACCGAGCTGAGCCGGCCGTACGAGATCGAGCGGCACCGGCTGCGGGTCTCGGCCAGCATCGGCGTGGTGGACAGCGACGTCGCCGACACCACGCCCGCCGAGCTGATGAAGGCCGCCGACCTGACCCTCTACACCGCCAAGTCGGCGGGCCGGGCCCGCTACATGATGTACGACGCGGACCGCAACGCCCGCCAGGCCGCCCGCTACGCGCTGGCCGCCGACATGCCCGACGCGCTCGACCGCGACGAGTTCACCGTGCTCTACCAGCCGATGGTCTCGCTCGCCGACGAACGGCTGCGCGGCGTGGAGGCCCTGGTCCGCTGGCGGCACCCGGATCTGGGCCTGCTCTCGCCGGACAGGTTCATCCCGCTCGCCGAGGAGACCGGGGTGATCGTCGCCCTCGGCCGGCACGTGCTGCAGCAGGCCTGCGCGCAGGCCGCCGAGTGGGCCCGCCGGTTCCCGGACAACCCGATCTTCGTCAGCGTGAACGTGACCGTCGCCCAGGCTCGCGAGCCGGGGTTCCCGGCCGAGGTGGCCAAGATCCTCGCGGACACCGGCCTGGACCCGCGCCTGCTGGTGCTGGAGCTGACCGAGAGCGCGATCATGGACACCGACGGGGCGCCGCTGGCCGCGCTCGACGGGCTGGCGGCGAGCGGGATCCGGATCGCCATCGACGACTTCGGCACCGGCTACTCGAACCTGGCCTACCTGCGCCGGCTGCCGATCCACATCCTGAAGCTGGCCGGCCCGTTCGTGGACGGCCTGCGCGACCCGGACGCCGCCGTCGACGAGCAGATCGTGGAGACGATCGTGCGGCTGGCGCACGCGCTCGGGGTCAGCGTCACGGCCGAGGCGGTGGAGACCCGGCCGCAGGCGGACCGGCTCCGCCACCTGGGGTGCGACACCGGGCAGGGCTATCTGTTCGCCCGGCCGTTGCCGCCGGCGGCGCTGCTGCCTCTACTTGGTTGA
- a CDS encoding LacI family DNA-binding transcriptional regulator, translated as MDSDRVTMAAIAQLAGVSVPTVSRVLNGRDGVSAANRERVEDLLREHGYRARHWARSDDVALIDVVFPEIDCSWETEHIQGIEAAATAAGVGIVVSSLSGGATATEQLLRRLRLGRTDGVILAGGSSADPMRAALSSLNVPMVALDPATRASGELPTVDAANFLGAHTATRHLMDLGHRRIAMITGHPEIRCSQARLDGYRAALGGPGQVEPGDFYFGSGRTAALRLLSGSTPPTAIFASNDYMALGVYEAARRLGIAVPAQLSVVGFDDVPSARWASPPLTTIRQPLRDMGRRAAGTLLALARGESIGAGHIEMTTNLIVRASTAEVY; from the coding sequence ATGGACTCGGATCGGGTGACCATGGCGGCCATCGCGCAGCTGGCGGGTGTCTCGGTGCCGACCGTGTCCCGGGTGCTCAACGGGCGCGACGGGGTCTCCGCCGCGAACCGGGAGCGGGTCGAGGACCTGCTGCGCGAGCACGGCTACCGCGCGCGGCACTGGGCCCGGTCCGACGACGTCGCGCTGATCGACGTGGTCTTCCCGGAGATCGACTGCTCCTGGGAGACCGAGCACATCCAGGGCATCGAGGCGGCCGCGACCGCCGCCGGCGTCGGGATCGTGGTGTCGTCGCTGAGCGGCGGCGCGACCGCGACCGAGCAGCTGCTGCGCCGGCTGCGCCTGGGCCGCACCGACGGGGTGATCCTCGCCGGGGGCAGCTCGGCGGACCCGATGCGGGCCGCGCTGAGCAGCCTGAACGTCCCGATGGTGGCGCTCGACCCGGCGACCCGGGCCTCCGGCGAGCTGCCGACCGTCGACGCGGCGAACTTCCTGGGCGCGCACACCGCCACCCGCCACCTGATGGATCTCGGTCACCGGCGGATCGCGATGATCACCGGGCATCCGGAGATCCGGTGCAGCCAGGCCCGGCTGGACGGCTACCGGGCCGCGCTCGGCGGCCCCGGCCAGGTCGAGCCGGGCGACTTCTACTTCGGCTCGGGGCGCACCGCCGCGCTGCGGCTGCTGTCCGGCTCCACCCCGCCGACCGCGATCTTCGCGTCCAACGACTACATGGCGCTCGGCGTCTACGAGGCCGCCCGCCGGCTCGGGATCGCCGTCCCGGCGCAGCTCAGCGTGGTCGGGTTCGACGACGTGCCGAGCGCGCGCTGGGCGTCGCCGCCGCTGACCACGATCCGCCAGCCGCTGCGCGACATGGGCCGGCGGGCGGCCGGCACGCTGCTGGCGCTGGCGCGCGGCGAGTCGATCGGCGCCGGGCACATCGAGATGACCACGAACCTGATCGTCCGGGCGAGCACCGCCGAGGTCTACTGA
- a CDS encoding Asp23/Gls24 family envelope stress response protein codes for MNDESAFHPDRTQEMFLPTVAHATPVPPQDGGAGVIEAAAYRGDTVFEREVVEKLAAAAARSVPGVAELGGDVARFFNSVLDKVGLDKVGDATRGVSARVEGTYVDITVILCLRAGEVVSEVTGEVRSRVIEAVEKYGVHVNNCTVKVDDILMPE; via the coding sequence ATGAACGACGAGTCCGCGTTTCACCCGGACCGTACGCAGGAGATGTTCCTTCCCACCGTGGCGCATGCCACGCCGGTGCCGCCGCAGGACGGCGGGGCGGGGGTCATCGAGGCGGCCGCCTACCGAGGGGACACCGTCTTCGAGCGGGAGGTGGTGGAGAAGCTGGCGGCGGCCGCGGCGCGTTCGGTGCCCGGGGTGGCCGAGCTCGGCGGGGACGTGGCCCGGTTCTTCAACTCGGTGCTCGACAAGGTCGGCCTGGACAAGGTCGGCGACGCCACCCGCGGGGTCTCGGCCCGGGTCGAGGGCACCTATGTGGACATCACCGTGATTCTCTGCCTGCGCGCCGGCGAGGTCGTCTCGGAGGTGACCGGCGAGGTGCGCAGCCGGGTGATCGAGGCGGTCGAGAAGTACGGGGTGCACGTCAACAACTGCACCGTGAAGGTCGACGACATCCTGATGCCGGAGTGA
- a CDS encoding AAA family ATPase, protein MATGETSAVYAAEEVLHESDRTRVTRVRSDAGAVIRKEAFGVQAAGRYRHEQAILERLAGVQGVPELVHHDSDEAIVSTDTSGVSLDAVLAAGPLDPAEAVDLAAELAGVLASVHRRGVVHRDITPSNVLLSGTPRHPALIDFDLATTFAEERPAFTHQNQIVGTLAYLAPEQTGRTARSVDHRADLYGFGATLYETLTGGPPFGAGDPLRLTHDHLARVPAPPAEVNPLMPRLLSDIVLRLLEKEPDQRYQSADGLAHDLLRLRDGLRNAGPAVFPLGERDFPIRLAPPSRPVGRNAEIARLRAAFDEMMAGRGRGVLVSGGPGVGKSSLIDELRPYVTGRGGWLVTGKCDQYRRELNSDAVRQALRALCRLLLAEPEEAVAALRKRLHDALGVNTGLAAAIVPEFAVLMDVMPDLTPPDPMTVERRLVRVGLDVLRVVASPEQPLVLVLDDLQWAGATQIGLVDAVLTDAQMRGLLLVGAYRETEIDGAHPLTALLSRWAPDGPGPERIRLMNLPPADLGTLLAQMLRLEPDRAAGLADVLTARTGGNPYDCVEVVNSLRREGLLVPGGDGWQWDADAVRRHLGRADLPELGLARIDTLPPPTRELLEMMAMLGSEITIDMLAAAAGQRAEAVEEGLRPALEDGLLLMERGAVPSVRFRHDRVQEAAFLHLAPPARPGLHLTLARRLASAPRFRGAAAEQYLPVAGEVTGGDERLLVAELFRDQAAALRLVNPVTAELLLSTALTLAGGDQPVAGEPLLMRLEIDWHAALFALGRMAEADEVYRSIERRGSGPEALAAAAYAQISSLVNRDRASEAMALGLDLLGRLGLAKPTAETMDARIADGLTAVERWAAEGGPAADLDRPDVTDSRVLSVARLLNRLMPVAHIGDPATYGWMVFEGWRLWVEHGPCADLIVPISCVAFIEQAVRHELRDGGHAMARHAVTVAEARGYPTAPNALLVFGTGVAHWFEPLEETVTILRRAHEGLQRVGDTCIASYCRVAIGSVLVDCSPTLTGLLTELEAAIACTSRTDDRIVVDTLTSIRQLVRALRGETAAPDCFDDESFDEAAVAGRLAGHLIGALTFHTMRGVAELLCGSTSRLNANAAATTVLPDNSGGYCTAIAQLLRGFALAEQVRTTAADEQATAGLAACCRWFVARAVDAPANFAHLAHLIEAEQAWALGDAWPAAAAFDAAVRAAGTTGRHWHRALIHERAALFHLAQGLDHTGRTLMAEARAAYEAWGATAKVRQIDAAHPGLPTGHQVDLCYDTSRSDSDMSTDTIDLLAVLNASQALSSETNLDRIRAQVSGVLSAMTGATGVQLLLRDDTAGSWCLRGPGATVAVDEGLVPMSVVRYAERTREPLLVEDAAHDDRFARDPYLTGLACCSLMVVPIFAQGLPRAMLLLENRLARGAFTVDRLDAVRLISGQLAVSVDNALLYASLESKVAERTATSAALVEELEWRNRELEAFSGSVSHDLRGPLQVISSYSEQIFEDEQDTLSPESRRCLSRVQTAAVRMGELVDSLLVLARASRGQLRRAPFDLSATARQVIDDVECRNPDTKVSFTVQEAMTADADEGLVRVVLENLINNAVKFTRNAEWPTVAIGRTSRGFFVRDNGAGFPAGRAAELFQPFARLHSADNYPGTGIGLTTVHRAVERHGGETWAEGADGQGATFWFSLPPACPEGLLKRSSR, encoded by the coding sequence ATGGCGACGGGTGAGACCTCGGCTGTCTACGCCGCCGAGGAGGTGCTGCACGAGAGCGACCGCACGCGGGTGACCCGGGTGCGATCGGATGCCGGGGCGGTGATCCGCAAGGAGGCTTTCGGCGTCCAGGCGGCGGGGCGGTACCGTCACGAGCAGGCGATCCTGGAGCGGCTGGCCGGCGTCCAGGGTGTACCCGAGTTGGTACACCACGACAGTGACGAGGCAATCGTGTCGACGGACACGTCCGGTGTCAGCCTCGACGCCGTTCTCGCCGCGGGACCGCTCGATCCGGCGGAGGCCGTGGACCTCGCCGCGGAACTGGCCGGCGTCCTCGCGTCCGTGCACCGCCGGGGTGTCGTGCACCGGGACATCACCCCGTCGAACGTGTTGCTGTCCGGAACGCCACGACATCCGGCGCTGATCGATTTCGACCTGGCGACGACCTTCGCCGAGGAACGGCCGGCCTTCACCCACCAGAACCAGATCGTGGGCACGCTGGCGTATCTGGCGCCGGAGCAGACCGGGCGCACCGCCCGGTCGGTGGACCACCGCGCCGACCTGTACGGGTTCGGCGCCACGTTGTACGAGACGCTGACCGGTGGGCCGCCGTTCGGGGCCGGTGACCCGCTGCGGCTGACCCACGACCACCTGGCCCGCGTGCCGGCCCCGCCGGCCGAGGTGAACCCCCTGATGCCACGGCTGCTGTCCGACATCGTTCTGCGACTGCTGGAGAAGGAGCCGGACCAGCGGTACCAGAGCGCCGACGGTCTCGCCCATGACCTGCTGCGGCTGCGTGACGGCCTGCGCAATGCCGGGCCGGCCGTCTTCCCGCTCGGTGAACGGGACTTCCCGATCCGGCTGGCTCCGCCGTCGCGGCCGGTCGGCCGGAACGCCGAAATCGCCCGATTGCGGGCCGCGTTCGACGAGATGATGGCCGGCCGGGGACGTGGCGTGCTGGTCAGCGGCGGCCCCGGGGTCGGCAAGTCCAGCCTGATCGACGAGTTGCGGCCGTACGTGACCGGGCGCGGCGGCTGGCTGGTGACGGGAAAATGCGACCAGTACCGGCGAGAACTGAACTCCGACGCGGTACGCCAGGCCCTGCGCGCGTTGTGCCGCCTCCTGCTGGCCGAGCCGGAGGAAGCCGTGGCGGCCCTGCGGAAGCGCCTGCACGACGCGTTGGGCGTCAACACCGGCCTGGCCGCGGCGATCGTGCCGGAATTCGCGGTGCTGATGGATGTGATGCCGGACCTGACGCCGCCGGACCCGATGACCGTCGAACGACGACTGGTGCGGGTCGGGCTCGACGTGCTGCGCGTCGTCGCCTCGCCGGAACAGCCGCTGGTGCTGGTCCTCGACGACCTGCAATGGGCGGGGGCCACGCAGATCGGCCTGGTCGACGCGGTTCTCACCGATGCACAGATGAGGGGACTCCTGCTGGTCGGCGCGTACCGGGAGACCGAGATCGACGGGGCCCATCCGCTCACCGCGCTGCTGTCCCGGTGGGCGCCGGACGGGCCGGGGCCGGAGCGGATCCGGCTGATGAACCTGCCACCGGCCGACCTGGGCACGCTGCTCGCACAGATGTTGCGGCTGGAACCGGACCGTGCGGCCGGCTTGGCCGACGTGCTCACCGCCCGCACCGGTGGCAATCCCTACGACTGCGTCGAGGTGGTCAACTCGTTGCGCCGGGAGGGCCTGCTCGTACCCGGCGGCGACGGATGGCAGTGGGACGCGGACGCGGTGCGCCGCCATCTCGGCCGTGCCGACCTGCCGGAACTCGGACTGGCCCGCATCGACACGCTACCGCCGCCCACCCGGGAACTCCTGGAGATGATGGCGATGCTGGGCAGCGAGATCACGATCGACATGCTGGCGGCCGCGGCGGGCCAGCGCGCCGAGGCCGTCGAGGAAGGGTTACGGCCCGCGCTCGAGGACGGCCTGCTGCTGATGGAACGCGGCGCCGTCCCCTCGGTCCGGTTCCGTCACGACCGGGTTCAGGAAGCGGCGTTCCTCCACCTCGCGCCGCCGGCCCGGCCCGGCCTGCACCTGACACTGGCCCGGCGGCTGGCCTCGGCGCCGCGGTTCCGGGGTGCCGCGGCGGAACAGTACCTGCCGGTGGCCGGCGAGGTGACCGGCGGCGATGAGCGGCTGCTGGTCGCCGAACTGTTCCGTGACCAGGCGGCGGCTCTGCGACTGGTCAACCCGGTGACGGCCGAGCTCCTGCTGTCCACGGCACTGACCCTGGCCGGCGGCGACCAGCCGGTGGCCGGCGAACCGTTGCTGATGCGGCTGGAGATCGACTGGCATGCCGCCCTGTTCGCTCTCGGTCGGATGGCGGAGGCGGACGAGGTCTACCGCTCGATCGAGCGCCGCGGCTCCGGACCGGAAGCGCTCGCGGCGGCCGCGTACGCCCAGATTTCCAGCCTGGTCAACCGCGACCGGGCGAGCGAGGCGATGGCACTGGGCCTGGACCTGCTCGGCCGGCTCGGCCTGGCCAAGCCGACGGCAGAGACGATGGACGCCCGGATCGCCGACGGCCTGACCGCCGTCGAACGCTGGGCGGCCGAGGGCGGACCGGCCGCGGACCTCGACCGGCCGGACGTGACCGACTCACGGGTGCTCTCTGTCGCCCGGCTGCTGAACCGCCTGATGCCCGTCGCCCACATCGGCGATCCGGCCACGTACGGCTGGATGGTGTTCGAAGGTTGGCGCCTCTGGGTCGAACACGGACCCTGCGCCGACCTGATCGTCCCGATCAGCTGCGTGGCCTTCATCGAACAGGCGGTGCGGCACGAGCTCCGGGACGGCGGCCACGCGATGGCGCGGCACGCTGTCACGGTCGCCGAGGCACGCGGGTACCCCACCGCCCCGAACGCGCTCCTGGTGTTCGGCACCGGGGTCGCGCACTGGTTCGAACCGCTGGAGGAGACCGTCACCATCCTGCGGCGGGCACACGAAGGCCTGCAACGCGTAGGGGACACGTGCATCGCGAGCTACTGCCGTGTCGCGATCGGCAGCGTCCTGGTCGACTGCTCGCCGACACTCACCGGCCTGCTCACCGAGCTGGAGGCCGCGATCGCGTGCACCAGCCGGACCGACGACCGGATCGTCGTCGACACGCTGACGTCGATCCGCCAGCTGGTCCGTGCCCTGCGGGGAGAGACCGCGGCGCCGGACTGCTTCGACGACGAGTCGTTCGACGAGGCTGCGGTCGCCGGCCGGCTGGCCGGGCATCTCATCGGCGCCTTGACGTTCCACACGATGCGCGGTGTCGCCGAACTCCTCTGCGGGAGCACGTCACGGCTCAACGCCAACGCGGCGGCGACCACCGTGCTGCCGGACAACTCCGGCGGCTACTGCACGGCGATCGCGCAACTGCTGCGCGGGTTCGCCCTCGCCGAGCAGGTCCGGACCACAGCGGCGGACGAGCAGGCCACCGCCGGCCTCGCTGCCTGCTGCCGCTGGTTCGTGGCCCGCGCCGTGGACGCGCCCGCCAACTTCGCGCACCTCGCCCACCTCATCGAGGCCGAGCAGGCGTGGGCTCTTGGGGACGCATGGCCGGCCGCGGCCGCGTTCGACGCGGCGGTCCGCGCGGCCGGGACGACCGGACGCCACTGGCATCGTGCGCTGATCCACGAACGCGCCGCCCTGTTCCACCTCGCTCAGGGACTCGACCACACCGGCCGGACCCTGATGGCCGAAGCTCGCGCCGCCTACGAGGCCTGGGGCGCCACGGCGAAAGTCCGCCAGATCGACGCGGCCCACCCCGGTCTGCCCACCGGGCATCAGGTGGACCTCTGTTACGACACCAGCCGCAGCGACAGTGACATGTCCACCGACACCATCGATCTGCTCGCCGTCCTCAACGCCTCCCAGGCACTCAGCTCGGAAACCAACCTCGACCGCATCCGAGCCCAGGTCAGCGGGGTGCTGAGCGCCATGACCGGCGCCACCGGCGTCCAGCTCCTGCTCCGCGACGACACCGCCGGCAGCTGGTGCCTCCGCGGCCCCGGTGCGACCGTCGCAGTCGATGAGGGTCTCGTACCGATGTCGGTGGTCCGCTACGCCGAACGCACCCGCGAGCCGCTGCTGGTCGAGGACGCGGCACACGACGACCGCTTCGCCCGGGATCCCTACCTGACCGGCTTGGCCTGCTGCTCGCTGATGGTGGTGCCCATCTTCGCCCAAGGGCTGCCGCGGGCCATGCTGCTGCTGGAGAACCGGCTCGCTCGCGGCGCGTTCACCGTCGACCGGCTCGATGCCGTCCGCCTCATCTCCGGCCAGCTCGCCGTGTCCGTCGACAACGCCCTGCTCTACGCGTCGCTGGAAAGTAAGGTGGCCGAACGTACCGCGACCAGCGCCGCCCTCGTCGAGGAGTTGGAGTGGCGCAACCGGGAACTGGAGGCCTTCTCCGGCTCGGTCTCGCACGATCTGCGCGGGCCGCTCCAGGTGATCAGCAGCTACTCCGAGCAGATCTTCGAGGACGAGCAGGACACGCTCAGCCCGGAGAGCCGCCGCTGCCTGAGCCGCGTCCAAACCGCCGCGGTCCGGATGGGCGAACTGGTCGATTCGCTGCTGGTCCTGGCCCGGGCCAGCCGCGGGCAGCTGCGCCGTGCACCCTTCGATCTCAGTGCGACGGCCCGGCAGGTGATCGACGACGTGGAATGCCGCAACCCGGACACCAAGGTCAGCTTCACCGTGCAGGAGGCGATGACCGCCGACGCCGACGAGGGCCTGGTCCGGGTCGTCCTGGAGAACCTGATCAACAACGCCGTCAAGTTCACCCGCAACGCCGAGTGGCCCACCGTCGCGATCGGTAGGACGTCACGAGGATTCTTCGTCCGCGACAACGGCGCCGGCTTCCCGGCTGGCAGAGCCGCTGAGCTGTTCCAGCCGTTCGCACGGCTGCACAGTGCCGACAACTACCCCGGCACCGGGATCGGGCTGACCACCGTGCACCGGGCCGTGGAACGACACGGCGGGGAAACGTGGGCCGAGGGTGCGGACGGCCAGGGGGCAACCTTCTGGTTCAGCCTCCCACCCGCCTGTCCGGAAGGGCTGTTGAAACGCAGCTCCCGCTAG
- a CDS encoding NAD(P)-dependent alcohol dehydrogenase — translation MRIRAALVEAAGGPFVPRDVELAGPGDGEILVRIEAAGICHTDLAMRGRWPAARLPMIFGHEGAGVVAAVGSGVTTVAVGDRVCLSFRSCGACSECRLGQPAYCLRGELNTRGATGLVSRDGQPVFSGFFGQSSFSTHAIAYETNTVPIPADLPAELAAPLGCGVQTGAGTVLNVLDPAPGDRILIFGGGGVGLSALLAALTRSCVVTVVEPRPARRELALSLGAADAVEPGAPLPSAHHALDTTGRSDAIEAALASLRRRGTLALVGMGGAASFDIMTVMAGGLRIRGVIEGDASPADFLPHLIDLHRAGRFPLEKLITTYPFADIEQAATDMLAGHTIKPVLTFNSR, via the coding sequence GTGCGGATTCGGGCGGCGCTCGTCGAGGCGGCCGGTGGGCCGTTCGTGCCGCGGGACGTTGAGCTCGCCGGGCCGGGCGACGGGGAGATCCTGGTGCGGATCGAGGCGGCCGGGATCTGCCACACCGACCTGGCGATGCGCGGGCGGTGGCCGGCCGCGCGGCTGCCGATGATCTTCGGTCACGAGGGCGCCGGGGTGGTGGCGGCGGTCGGATCCGGGGTCACGACGGTCGCCGTGGGGGACCGGGTGTGCCTGAGTTTTCGCAGCTGCGGGGCCTGTTCCGAGTGCCGGCTCGGGCAGCCGGCCTACTGCCTGCGCGGCGAGCTGAACACGCGCGGCGCCACCGGTCTGGTCAGCCGCGACGGGCAGCCTGTCTTCTCCGGATTTTTCGGGCAATCAAGCTTTTCAACCCATGCGATTGCGTACGAGACGAACACCGTCCCGATCCCCGCCGACCTCCCCGCCGAGCTGGCCGCGCCGCTCGGCTGTGGCGTCCAGACCGGAGCCGGGACGGTTCTCAACGTGCTCGACCCCGCCCCGGGTGACCGCATCCTGATCTTCGGCGGCGGGGGAGTCGGGCTCAGCGCGCTGCTGGCCGCGCTCACCCGCTCGTGCGTGGTGACCGTCGTGGAACCCCGGCCCGCGCGCCGGGAACTGGCCCTGTCCCTGGGCGCGGCCGACGCCGTCGAACCCGGCGCCCCGCTGCCGAGCGCTCATCACGCGCTGGACACGACCGGCCGGTCGGACGCGATCGAGGCCGCGCTCGCGTCGTTGCGCCGGCGGGGCACCCTGGCCCTGGTCGGCATGGGCGGTGCGGCCTCGTTCGACATCATGACCGTCATGGCCGGCGGCCTCCGGATCCGCGGCGTGATCGAGGGCGACGCCAGTCCGGCCGACTTCCTGCCCCACCTGATCGACCTGCACCGGGCGGGCCGTTTCCCGCTGGAGAAGCTGATCACCACCTACCCGTTCGCCGACATCGAGCAGGCCGCCACCGACATGCTGGCCGGCCACACGATCAAACCGGTGCTCACTTTCAACAGTCGTTAG
- a CDS encoding DUF4334 domain-containing protein, protein MDADVARGRLAGENKFDTAELDEIWAALPVVRPVEMLGLWRGAELITGHRFEGTLGRVGWYGKRFTSLTEVAPIVCRGADGRLYDNVELAKGGASLWSVEFRGESTATMVYDGQPVFDHFKWAGADTLLGVMNGKGVRDQGRHYWFRLERD, encoded by the coding sequence ATGGATGCTGATGTGGCGCGGGGTCGGCTGGCCGGTGAGAACAAGTTCGACACTGCGGAGCTGGACGAGATCTGGGCGGCGCTGCCGGTGGTGCGGCCGGTGGAGATGCTCGGGTTGTGGCGGGGTGCCGAGCTGATCACCGGGCACCGGTTCGAGGGGACGCTGGGCCGGGTCGGGTGGTACGGCAAGCGGTTCACCTCGCTGACCGAGGTGGCGCCGATCGTGTGCCGGGGCGCCGACGGGCGCCTCTACGACAACGTGGAGCTGGCCAAGGGCGGGGCGAGCCTGTGGAGCGTGGAGTTCCGCGGGGAGTCGACGGCGACCATGGTCTACGACGGGCAGCCGGTGTTCGACCACTTCAAGTGGGCCGGGGCGGACACGCTGCTCGGGGTGATGAACGGCAAGGGGGTCCGTGATCAGGGCCGGCACTACTGGTTCCGGCTCGAGCGGGACTGA